Within the Medicago truncatula cultivar Jemalong A17 chromosome 4, MtrunA17r5.0-ANR, whole genome shotgun sequence genome, the region cacttttcatgttttttttttgtaacttggtCTCGCACCCGTATGCGGGTTCGCTGGGTTGCGCTAGtgattagtttattttgttaGGATAGATTAGAGCTGTACCACTTGGATAGTTTTTTCACGATGTATTCCCGTTTGAGTTTTCCTAGGTCAGGTCCAATGCCCCCCCGTCTTTGTAcctgtttgtttttatttattatattttctctttggcttaaaaaaacagaaaaagaaaacaccacctttcagctcttttgggctgaatatttcttttcaaaaatgcccttaattttgaatacaaatgtaaaaaataatattacaatttttttaacaaacacgatatatatatatatatatacatatatgtttttttttcttcttttatcatttaaaaattgtaaccAGCTAAACgggtatatttatacttacctttttattatctcaattatacccttaaacaaccttttctataataaatattgttgttggtgtcattgaaatagataatcatggttagtttggtttgttataacttgaaaacaacaaacatttatattttttgttttaatcaaaatcaaaattttataaaagaaaacaccgttcataattttcaaacgttgacgtaataaaaagagcggaaagacagATACATGAGTGTCTGTTTTTTCGCTAGTAATTATAAATGTTTTGCTTAAAAATTTATTCCAATAAATAACATTAAGAGTTTtccacaaaaattcaaaaaccaaaataaattgaattcttttttgacatactccctccatttctaattataaataaaattgatttgttaggttcattcattcatttaatgatgtagtATGTGATTAATAATACGGATGGAGTCAATGAATCCAAATCCAATACTCTAATTCAGGAAATCTCGAATTTAAGAGACTTTTAAATTCAAGAAGGATTTGTTATACCACTATTCCCTATAATACTCTTTAATTGATATTTATTGCACCATATATACCAATGTCTTTCAAATTACGGAGTCGCTAAAAACATCAATTTCAGTATCCAAATTGAATGCTCGAGCACGTCACAGCAAAATTCACTATCAATACACTCTCTGAAAATAGgatttgtcaataaaaaaataaactctaTGTTCCATAATTtgtctcataaaaaaaatatcgtcacaaaaaaatgtcaattttatttttcaatcgTTATGTGTACCACGTTACATTTATGATTATAGAAATTTACCAATATAGTAAATAtagataattgattttttttttgaaggaaaatatctGTGGGAGTGAAGAAGTAATAATCTGAAATTAGGAGTAAAATAATGATGAATATTCTGCAAGTTAATTATGATAGAAAAGTATACCAAAAGTTGAAAAGTGGTGAAGACCGTTTGAATGTTCTCTGAATGCTATAAAAACATTCCCATTGCTTCACTTTTTTCACAAACAAGAACAAacaacatgggattctccaaaACCTCTTTGcctctttttttgttcttcattttattttctgtctCATATGCAACTTCTCGTATCATAAATCATGCACGCTTTCCATCAACAACATTTTCACCAAATCAACAAGCTGAAAAGCTTATAAGAAGCTTCAACTTATTCCCAAAGCAATCAGTTAATGTAATTCATGGTGATCATTCTCTTGATCATTTTCTACCCGGAAAGATCGTCGAGAAGAAGTTCTCGTTTTTCGGTGATTCTGGTGGTCCTTCTATTGAGGATCTTGGTCACCATGCTGGATACTATTCGCTTCCTCGTTCCAACTCTTCAAGGTAAATTAATATTCTTATTATAATTTGGGGGGATTAAtttatcttcttcaaaaaaaaatattcttcttaTTGAAATGAAGTTAGGAGTTGGCGATGATATAAATTGTGTGAATATTTTGATAATACGATTTACAAATGTTATGTGGTGGTGGGTGAAAGTAGTTTGCAACCAAAAACATTGTTTTTGTTGATGAGATCCAGGTCAAAAGGTTGTTGTACTGCTTTTATCTGAATATGAATAtacttaggttttttttttggtagaatctGAATATATTTAGgtcaaaagttgatgtatttggttaaaaaaattggaCCAGATGCATCAATCTTTGCTGACTCAAAtgtttcttatatataggatCGGGTGAAATATAAAAAGACAAATGTATTTGGTCCaaaattcaaacaattttttttgaatcacTTTGACTTATATTTTGTTACTTAGTGATAGAGGTGGTCATTTTCTATTTAATATGAATATAAAATTTTCCTCAATATACCATGTGGtgatgaattgatttttttattattattaaattgcaggttgttctattttttctttgaatcaagaaaaaataataaggatGCCCCAGTTGTGATATGGTTGACTGGAGGTCCAGGTTGCAGTAGTGAACTAGCTTTGTTTTATGAGAATGGTCCTTTTAAAATTGCCAATGATTTATCTCTTGCATGGAATGACTTTGGTTGGGACCaggtaattaattatttaacatGCAATTCCTAAGAAATTTCCTTGTTTTGTTTGTTACACcaaattttttatcttattgaCATTCATGACTAAGgtgtttaatttttcattttgtaggcatcaaatattctttttgttgaccAACCCATTGGGACAGGTTTTAGTTACACTTCTAATGAAAATGATATTCCACATGATGAAACTGGTGTTAGCAATGACTTATACGACTTCTTGCAGGtacataaacaattattttccTAATTAGAAATCTAAAAACATATgtgtataaattatatttgagaTTAACTTAagcttttatatacatataattaTCACAGGAGTTTTTCAAGCAACATTCTGAGTTCGTTAAGAATGAGTTCTATATTACTGGAGAATCATATGCTGGGCACTATGTTCCTGCTCTTGCATCTAGGGTTCACCAAGGAAACAAAGCCAACCaaggaattaaaataaatctcaagGTTTGATTAAATATCGATTATAGCATAGCGAAATTTCAACAAATCATAAAAGAattattagttgtttttttcATGCGCgttttgataaattattttctaatacaATTCAATGATAGGGTTTTGCTATTGGAAATGGATTGACCAACCCTGAAATTCAGTACCCAGCATACACACAGTTTGCATTAGATAACAAATTGATCACAAAGGAAGAACAAGCTGTTATCAACAAGTTGATCCCACAGTGTGTAGAAACCACAAAATCTTGCGGTACAAAATCCCTTAAAACACTCTTTAAATAATCACATTCCATTTTACTAGTatcgttttttctttttactagtATTGTTAAAAGCGCGACTATATcataaaagaatttgaaaaaatcgCTTTCGTTATGCAATAAGTTATTTAGTACCAAGTATCGTCAATTAGAGGCAAAAACGATGGTATGATAATATAatgtagcagaatttgaacaaaccgctattttTCGTTAATTGTGATTGACATCTCtatattgtttgtttatgtgatattttttaatttgtgtttgattATCAGAAAGTAAAGGTGGAGAAAGTTGCTTATCAGCCTTAAGCCAATGTCAAGAGATATTCACTGATATCTTGTCCTATGCTGACGACAATATTAATGTAAGCTATCATGACTGaactaaaattatttgattttaaataatttttcacctatagtttaattaaattaactagAAATATTGTAAATTGCAGTACTATGACATAAGAAAGAAATGTGAAGGACCATTGTGTTATGACTTCTCGAATGTGGAGAGACTTATGAACCAGAAGACAGTTAAGGATGCTTTAGGTGTTGGGGATATAGAGTTTGTTTCATGCAGTCTAGATGTGCATAATGCTATGGCAAAAGATTTTATGCAAAACTTTGAAGTGGATATTCCTGCACTTCTTGAAGATGGAATCAAAGTTCTTATATATGCTGGGGAATTTGATCTTATTTGCAATTGGCTAGGTGAGTGATTCTAGACCTAGGTCTACTTAATTCTTTTGAAACCAAATTCTTTTCGCAATGGAAAAAAGTGAATCACCAATTTAGCCCTAAAAGTTATAGGACATTGTCaatttatgttttgaaatttgaatacaATCGGGCACGGCTAAAATGCCCGACATGGTCCGTGATGGAAATTGAACGTTCTCCTTtgatgaaattcaagatctacaaaaatattaattgttttagatccatttttatttaattttttgtcagCAATTGATGTAGTTGAGAGTTTTAAAATACGtatatcttttaaaattttgttatttttattgaacaTGTTTACATTGCATTAAAGTTTTATGaactaaattgatggtttactcATTCGAAAATTTGTACACGTGTTGTTATTTTGTTCTTGGGCAGGGAATTCAAATTGGGTTCATGCAATGGGGTGGTCAGGTCAAAAACAGTTCGCGGCATCGAAAACAGTTcaatttgttgttgatggtaAACAAGCAGGATTGTTGAATAGTTATGGACCTCTCTCTTTTCTAAAGGTTAGTTATTATAGTTTTTGTTTATGAGATAGTTAGTTATTATAGTTAGTATTGATAACTaactataaatatttttcttgagtgtgacattgttgattcaatttttggttaattttatttatgtgatGTCCAGGTGAATGGGGCAGGACATTTGGTCCCTATGGATCAACCAAAAGCTGCACTTCAGATGTTGGCAAACTGGATGCATGGGAACCTTTAACGGGACAagcatttaaatttttctttcaattgttTCAATCATATCAagatgaaaatcaaaacatcCTCTAACATATGTGATCccaacattatgtaatttactTTTTGTATGATATTTGGAGGGTGAAAATAATATTCCTATTCTCAAATTCTCGCTCTATGTTACAAACCATTCaactggaagaaaaaaaaatcatatttaagatGAAACTAATGATATTAAAATCAGACCGGATAGCCGGCTGGTTCAATTGGTAACCGCTCGATCAACACAAAATAGCAATTGTGTTAGAATTTGTGTCGCTAACATAATTCTTAAAGATAAATAGTATAAACTGCTTACAAACCGATAAAACAAAACGACTCGACATAGGTTTTGGCTGGCAAATCATTCGGTTCATAGAAAAACAAACTCTGTAATGCGCAGTTCACACATATGGGATAttttaagatgaaaaaaataaagcaagattaaaatatcaaaaattgaTTTAGCTAAACTCTAACATTGCTTACTTTACCAACTGGTTAATTAGTGaaatataagagataaaaacaattattggtttaggaaaacaattttaacaaataatcaCCGTAAATAGGGTTCTATGACTTATCACTGAAAATAGTTAGGATGTGTGTTTgttgtaatttatttaaataagttaAGAGTGCTAAGTGCTACAAGCTTGCAACATTTGAGTGTAGAATAAAAATGCAACGTACTTTTCAGCTACTTTAAGATAAAAGATTTCCTTTTGATaagataaaaatttcttaaGATTTCATTATGTCTAAGGTCTTGtcaaatccttcaaaaaaaaaatccttcttACTTCAATGAAATATCATTCAATTTACTCTATGGTTTTAGGCATTGTGTCTAATAATCTaatctaaatattttgttaactgCTTACAGTTTATCATACTAATATCCTAAGTTCCATTTAATAAACTTGAGGTGGAACAAAGATGATGAAACTATTGATGGTTGAAATGTTgcaattgaataaaatattgaCGATTCTAAAAGGAGAGAACATATTCCCTTATTAGAGAGTTGAAATTCTCTCCGATATAATTTGGTGAGACATACATGAATttcaactaatattttttttttaagatgtgtGCGTTAGAGagtgtttttataattattgttattacaATAATAATACTATCCACAattcttaatataaaaaacggattttttttatcatatttataagaaaatgtcataacttttaatgtatatttattttttaaaagacttttccAACCCTCAttttatgtttatcttttttatattaGTGAGTATGTTATATGTTTCACATTTTCCAATAAgagtatatttataaaaatattcaaacagatacaacaatttcccatagaagtatatttataaaaatattcaaaatatatccattttgaagatttttttttttttttttttatctaattcTTGATGGAAGCTGAAATTAGTCAAGGTACACTGAGTTTCCTCAATTGTGATTCCCTTACTTCAAGCGATTAACTTTGAGGGAGGAACTATGTCCTTCAATTATGGGTTCTCTAATTTCTTCACTAGAGCGTTAGGTACAATTGTTTTGGGTTTATATTACACTATgaaatgtataaataaaagtaggaaggtaaaatgataaaaattgcataaataagcttgtttgattgattgattggaTGTGTCGATTACAATGTAAGAACAAAGTATTTATAGTATGCATGTTGGATAATAGCCAAACAACATGGCCTATATTGCTTAACCTCTGTTAGACTAATTTTCACGGGTATTGTGTGATAACTCCGTTGTTAATGGGATTGTGGTGTCCCATGTTAGGCTTCAGTCTCGTCTCATTGGCATAGGGTGTTTAAACGGTCCTCTCGTGCACAACCCCGCTAGATATTCTGACTTCTTCTCATTCGTCGAAGCGGTAACCGTCACACAGTGAATCTACCGATACGCTCTAAAGTCAACCTTCCATTTTCTACTTAGAAGATAGCAAAGTCAGGAGTCTTATAACCTCTAGGAAAAGGCACCAATCTATCAATCAGCTCTAGATATGACTTCCAATATATTAGAGGATAATTATCATGTAGAGAATATCTCCTGTAGTTATTGTTTAGATAGCAACAAATCATATAGTTGACTCATGACAATCAATTGTCATTCTTAGTCATTACAGTATAGTTGACTCACATGAATCAATTGCAATTCTTAGTCATTATGCAATTGATATTCATTCCTAGTTTATAGTATCAgtattgtgtatatatatagatgTAACAGATGTTCATAAGAAAATATCAATTCAAAACCAACACAGTATTGTTGTTACTATTATATGGTATTAGCCTCTCCCTAGCTTAACAGCTTCAcgatccaattttttttacctatCATGACTTCCGCAACTTCCACAAACTCCCCCAACAATTCCAACTCATTTCAGGTTGGCACTCATACTGTCATTGTTCTCAACACTCAAAACTCAATCAAACTCAAGAACAACAACTATCCAGCCTGGCATATTCAAATGAATGCACTATTCATTGGATATGACCTCACAGGTTTTATCAATGGTACAAAACTGTGCCCTGCCAAAACAGATCCAGATTACAACTACTGGACAAGACAGGACCAACTCATACTACATGCTATTATCACATCTGTCGATCATAGCATCATCACGACATTAGGCAATGTCAAATCCTCCCAACAAGCTTGGGATACTCTCAAGAAGATGTTTGCGGGTAAAACACGTGCTCGTATCATGCATCTTAAAGAGCGACTCACTCGAatttagggatggcaatgggtacccaatggatAGGGTACTATAGtgcccgtccccatacccgcaTTTATAAGAAATACCCGTACCCGTGCCCGTACCCTTgagggcaacaactttagtccccttccccataccctgTGGGTAcctaagtgcccatacccgcacacattacccgcactttaactatgaaaaaacaaaaaaaaacatcacagatgaaataaaactatgatcccaattttttaaaattaactcataaaatagcCAAATAAATCGtggtttttaaaattaactcatatgaatcgtggtatttagtcaaatagagaacatccaaaatatccctaaaaaattatacaccggcatgatggagttgttattgtattaagcagttgtttggtttaagtttaggtttaggcttaaatagctaaataaattaattaattatacataaaaaataaataaataatttatgatattatataaatatgtatatgcggggttgcgggtctgggcagtatagtacccttacccgtgcccatatccatttaattttatgggtATTACCCGTACCCGTGCCCAGACCCataaaagcggggttttaccctacccattatgggtattttttgcgggtaccCATTGGatctgggtccaattgccatccctactcGAATTACCAAAGGAGTGAGTCCGATTGCTGAATATCTTCATAGCATTAAAGCAACTGCTGATGAATTAGCCATCATCAATTCACCATTGGATGATGTGGATCTTGTCATTCACACCCTGAATGGACTAGGATCAAAATACCGTGAGATAGCTACTGCTATTCGTACACGTGAAAACCCAATCAGCTTCGATGATCTTCATGATCTCTTATCAGACTTTGAAAACTACCTCAACAGAGAGGAAAACAACACCTCTTCTCCAATCATGGCCACTGCCAATGCTGCCTTCAAAGGAAAACAGCCTCAACAGAAACGTGGCAATTATCATGGTGGATCTTACCCTAACAATGGTGGATCCACATCCTCCAGCCAACCTCGTCGTGTCACTTGTCAATACTGTGACAAACCAAATCACACAGCAAAGACCTGCTACAAACTACATGGTTACCCGAAGCGTCCCAATGGTCCGGTGGCTCACCATGCTCGTGCAACCCCTCACGCTGCCAATCAAGATTGGATCATGGACTCAGGCGCTACACACCACATCACCAATGCTTTGGACAACCTTCATGTTAACCGTCCCTATAATGGCAGTGACGAGTTATTCGTTGGTGATGGCACTGGCCTGCCCATCACACATACTGGTAAAACATCTATCTGCACTTCTTATAACTCACTCCAACTATCACATGTTTTACATGTTCccaaaatatcaaaaaatcTTTTATCAATTTCATCTCTCTGTCAAACTAACCCTATTTCTGTGgaatttttttctgatttttttttggtgaaggaTTTGAAGACAAGGGTCCCTCTCATCAAAGGTCACCATAAGCATGGTCTCTACATACTACCACAACCATCAACCATCCCTTCAGCACTTCATGCCACCTCAACCAATCTCCCATGGCACCACATCCTTGGCCACCTGTCTGATCGTATTTTGCATCAATTTCCCTTTATCAAGCAAATAAAACAGAAGGATCAACAACCATGTATCTCGTGCAATATAGTCAAGAGTCATAAGCTACCTTTTACTACATCTAGTATATCTAGCACTAAACCACTTGAACTATTGTACACTGATGTATGGGGACCTTCCcccacaaaatcaataaataattatgtttattatttgattattgtTGATCATTTTACAAAATACATATGGTTTTATCCCATGAAAAACGAATCAGACGTGTCTATCATCTTTCCAGCCTTCAAAAATCtggttgaaaaatattttaatctaCCAATCATAACCTTATACTCAGACAATGGGGGTGAATTTATTAAACTCAAAAAATTTCTCACTACCCATGGCATATCTCATCAAACAACTCCACCTCATACACCTGAACTTAATTCCACAGCTGAACGTCGGCATCGACACATCGTCGAAACCGGCAAGGCCCTTTTACACACAGCCAACCTTCCCTCATCATTTTGGAGCTATGCATTCCGCACTGCTGTCTACCTTATAAATCGACTCCCAACACCGATTCTCCACATGAAATCACCATTTGAAGTTCTTCACAAAACCCAATACAATCCTCAACATCTTCATTCCTTCGGATGTCTATGCTTCCCATGGCTAAAACCCTATACCTCCAATAAACTCCAACCTCGGTCTCAACCTTGTATTTTTATTGGTTATGCCGATACACAATACGCCTACCATTGCCTTGACCCAACCACCAATAAAATATATACCTCCAGACATGTCAAATTCTACGACCACATATTTCCTTATAATACATACCATAAACCCAATAACCTTTCATCAAATCCACCTGTCACAATGCAACAACCCCTGCACTCTATCATCTCCATACCAAACCAAGGTCAGCCACCAAACATTATCCAAAACACAACCTCCCCTTCTACCAAGACCACATCTTCCACTGAACTCTCAATTACACCTACGTTCTCTATACCCTCTCAAACcataaataatcaaacaaaTCCTTCCCCGGTGACTAATGATGAGGTTCCCTCCACTTCGAGTTCTCCATCaggtaataatcaaaatatttcacCTCTTGTTCAAATACCCTTGCAAACTAACCCTCCTGCAGTGCCTGTACCACCGAGTCGGGTAGTGACTCGATCacaaaacaatattttcaagcctaaaaaactttttcaagttACAAAGTATCCCTTGCTAGAGAATGTTGAACCCTCAAATGTCAAAGAAGCCATGAAATATGAGCATTGGAGGAAGGCCATTTATGAAGAATTTGAAGCTTTAATAAGAAATGGAACATGGTCACTTGTCCCTCCTCCAAAAGACACCAATATTGTGGGATGCAAAAGGTTGTTTCGCATCAAAAGACAAGCTGATGGCTCTCTTGCTCGCTACAAAGCTCGCCTTGTTGCAAAAGGCTTTACTCAACGTCATGGAGTAGACTTCCATGAAACCTTTGCACCGGTGGTTAGGCCCCAAACAATCAAAATAATTCTGAGTCTTGCTCTAGGACACAAATGGCAAATGCATCAACTTGATGTTAACAATGCCTTCCTTCAAGGTTCCCTTCGAGAACAAGTTTATATGGCTCAGCCACCTGGACTCAAGGATTCCCAACATCCACACTATGTATGTAAACTGCACAAAGCCATCTATGGCCTTCGCCAAGCTCCACGAGCATGGCATGATGCTTTGAAGAGTTTCACGGTGTCCTACGGGTTTTCATGTAGCAAGAGTGATCCATCTCTCTTTATTTATGCAAATGAAGGTACACTCGCTTACTTCCttgtatatgttgatgacttACTCCTCACAGGAAATAACAACAGCTTCATGCAAGAATTCATCTCAAGTCTAGCTCAACAattctcattaaaaaatatgggaGCTCCCCACTATTTCCTTGGCATAGAGATCATCCCCACAACTTCAGGCATACTTTTGTCTCAACACAAACACATAAGAGACATTCTCGAAAGGTTTGATATGGAGGGTGCCAAGCCGTCACCCACACCACTTTCAGCTACAGCCACTCTTCAGCTCCATGATGGAACTCCAGCTACAAATGCTACCGAATACATAAGCATTCTTGGGGCTCTTCAATATCTAAACCTTACCAGACCTGACATATCATTCTCCATCAACAAACTTGCACAATTCATGCACAAACCCACCACTCTTCGTCTCCAACATCTCAAAAGAATTCTACGATATCTCAAAAACACAATCAACCATGGCATCCTTCTACAGCCTACATCCACACACAATCTCACTGCCTATTCGGATGCTGACTGGGGCGGAAATACTGATGATCGTACATCTACTTCAGCTTACATTATTTTCCTAGGCTCCAATCCCATCTCTTGGCTTTCAAAGAAGCAACGTACAGTAGCTCGCTCATCAACCGAGGCAGAATATAGGGCTGTTGCTACGGCAGCATCAGAAGTTATGTGGATTCGTAATCTTCTCAGCGAAATACGGGTGCACCAGAGGAATCCCCCAAAAATTCTTTGTGATAATGTTGGAGCTACATACTTGTGTGCAAACCCCGTCCTACACTCTCGGATGAAACACATCTCCATGGACTATCATTTTGTGCGTGAACAAGTGCAAGCAAATCAACTCCATGTCTCACATGTTTCAACCAAAGACCAACTTGCTGACATCCTCACCAAACCTCTTCCAACTACCAAGTTTAACGATCTTTCTTCCAAGATAAGAGTTACTAATGGTAACTTTATCTTGAGGGGGCATATTAGAGGATAATTATCATGTAGAGAATATCTCTTGTAGTTATTGTTTAGATAGCAACAAATCATATAGTTGACTCATGACAATCAATTGTCATTCTTAGTCATTACAGTATAGTTGACTCACATGAATCAATTGCAATTCTTAGTCATTATGCAATTGATATTCATTCCTAGTTTATAGTATCAgtattgtgtatatatatagatgTAACAGATGTTCATAAGAAAATATCAATTCAAAACCAACACAGTATTGTTGTTACTATTATACAATACACATATATATCCATGAGTTTCAGTTATATCCCAAAGTGTCTATTGATTGTATCAGATTTTAGAATGGGATCCAACAATTGTTGTCCTA harbors:
- the LOC25492382 gene encoding serine carboxypeptidase-like translates to MFSECYKNIPIASLFSQTRTNNMGFSKTSLPLFLFFILFSVSYATSRIINHARFPSTTFSPNQQAEKLIRSFNLFPKQSVNVIHGDHSLDHFLPGKIVEKKFSFFGDSGGPSIEDLGHHAGYYSLPRSNSSRLFYFFFESRKNNKDAPVVIWLTGGPGCSSELALFYENGPFKIANDLSLAWNDFGWDQASNILFVDQPIGTGFSYTSNENDIPHDETGVSNDLYDFLQEFFKQHSEFVKNEFYITGESYAGHYVPALASRVHQGNKANQGIKINLKGFAIGNGLTNPEIQYPAYTQFALDNKLITKEEQAVINKLIPQCVETTKSCESKGGESCLSALSQCQEIFTDILSYADDNINYYDIRKKCEGPLCYDFSNVERLMNQKTVKDALGVGDIEFVSCSLDVHNAMAKDFMQNFEVDIPALLEDGIKVLIYAGEFDLICNWLGNSNWVHAMGWSGQKQFAASKTVQFVVDGKQAGLLNSYGPLSFLKVNGAGHLVPMDQPKAALQMLANWMHGNL